The Oncorhynchus masou masou isolate Uvic2021 chromosome 6, UVic_Omas_1.1, whole genome shotgun sequence genome has a window encoding:
- the LOC135541894 gene encoding probable G-protein coupled receptor has translation MEKSGPMLASIPNRTGANLTTGLWGPNPTVPAEVGVVTSSQSQIKDLIGLFAMVTLNLIALLANTGVMVAIARAPHLKRFAFVCHLCAVDLLCAILLMPLGIISNSPFFGTVVFTVLECQVYIFLNVFLICASILTITAISVERYYYIVHPMRYEVKMSINLAIGIMLLIWVKSILLALVTLFGWPAYGAHSSIAANHCSLHWSHSRLRKVFAVLFSVVCFLLPAIVIFAVYCNVYKVARSAALQHAPATTTWASSNPAKRANRSDSINSQTTIITATRSLPQRLSPERAFSGGKAALTLVVIVSQFLLCWLPYFSFHLHLSFRSSLQSPGDVEEAVTWLAYSSFAVNPFFYGLLNRQIREELVKFRRCCSSGPVELVASSHEGSFQENFLQFIQRTSSTADKRSSCTNSSPRNTLDQGIRIPGQIPEEHG, from the coding sequence ATGGAGAAATCTGGTCCGATGCTGGCCTCTATTCCCAATCGCACAGGGGCCAACCTCACAACTGGCCTATGGGGACCCAACCCCACAGTCCCCGCAGAGGTGGGAGTGGTCACCAGCTCCCAGTCTCAGATCAAAGATCTGATTGGGCTGTTTGCAATGGTGACCCTTAATCTCATCGCCCTATTGGCCAACACTGGAGTCATGGTTGCCATCGCCCGCGCCCCTCACCTGAAGAGGTTTGCCTTTGTGTGCCACCTGTGTGCAGTGGACCTGCTGTGTGCCATCCTCCTCATGCCACTGGGCATCATCTCCAACTCACCCTTCTTTGGCACCGTGGTGTTCACCGTGTTGGAATGCCAGGTCTACATCTTCCTCAATGTGTTCCTCATCTGTGCCTCCATCCTCACCATCACCGCCATCAGTGTGGAGCGCTACTACTACATCGTCCATCCCATGCGCTACGAGGTGAAGATGAGCATCAATCTAGCCATCGGCATAATGCTCCTCATATGGGTCAAGTCCATCCTTCTGGCCCTGGTCACCCTGTTTGGTTGGCCTGCCTACGGGGCCCACAGCTCCATCGCTGCCAACCACTGCTCCCTCCACTGGAGCCACAGTCGGTTGAGGAAGGTGTTCGCCGTGCTCTTCAGTGTGGTGTGTTTCCTGTTACCTGCCATTGTCATCTTTGCTGTCTACTGTAACGTGTACAAGGTGGCGCGCTCGGCTGCCTTGCAGCACGCACCCGCGACAACCACCTGGGCCTCGTCCAACCCAGCCAAACGTGCCAACCGTTCTGACTCCATCAACAGCCAGACCACCATCATCACCGCCACACGCAGCCTGCCCCAGAGACTGTCCCCTGAGAGGGCATTCAGCGGGGGTAAGGCTGCCCTCACCCTGGTGGTCATTGTGAGCCAGTTCCTGCTCTGCTGGCTGCCTTACTTCTCCTTCCACCTGCACTTGTCCTTCAGATCGTCCCTGCAGAGTCCTggggacgtggaggaggccgtcaCCTGGCTGGCCTACTCCTCCTTTGCTGTCAACCCTTTCTTTTATGGCCTTCTCAACAGACAGATCAGGGAGGAGTTGGTCAAGTTCCGGCGCTGCTGCTCCTCCGGGCCGGTGGAGCTGGTGGCCTCCAGCCATGAGGGCTCCTTTCAGGAGAACTTCCTCCAGTTCATTCAGAGAACGAGCAGCACGGCCGACAAGCGCTCCAGCTGCACCAACTCCAGCCCCAGGAACACTCTGGACCAGGGGATCAGAATACCTGGCCAGATACCAGAGGAGCATGGCTAA